A single Gammaproteobacteria bacterium DNA region contains:
- a CDS encoding class I SAM-dependent methyltransferase, producing MKLHPHDLDKITAVTLGHYDQRAEDFRDGTRDHDVSQNIDALLRHIEDEPPFTILDLGCGPGRDLRSFAGLGHVAVGLDGAPRFAAMARADTGCEVWQQDFLKLDLPDGHFHGVFANAALFHVPCQELPRVLRQLHAALKPGGVLFSSNPRGNNEEGWNGGRYGAYHDLEAWRRWMSDAEFIELEHYYRPAGLPREQQPWLASVWRRL from the coding sequence ATGAAACTCCATCCGCACGATCTGGACAAAATCACTGCCGTGACGCTGGGACATTACGATCAGCGCGCGGAGGACTTCCGCGACGGCACGCGCGACCACGATGTGAGCCAGAACATCGACGCGCTGTTGCGCCATATCGAAGACGAACCGCCCTTCACGATTCTCGATCTTGGCTGCGGGCCGGGGCGCGACCTCAGGAGTTTTGCCGGACTCGGCCACGTTGCAGTCGGGCTGGATGGCGCCCCGCGCTTCGCCGCCATGGCGCGCGCCGACACCGGGTGCGAGGTGTGGCAGCAGGACTTCCTCAAGCTGGATCTACCGGATGGGCATTTTCATGGCGTGTTCGCCAACGCCGCGCTGTTTCATGTCCCGTGCCAGGAGTTGCCGCGAGTGCTGCGGCAATTGCATGCCGCGCTGAAGCCCGGCGGCGTGCTGTTCAGCTCCAACCCCCGCGGCAACAATGAGGAAGGCTGGAACGGCGGGCGCTACGGCGCTTACCATGATCTTGAGGCGTGGCGCCGCTGGATGTCGGATGCGGAATTCATCGAGCTTGAGCACTATTACCGGCCCGCCGGATTGCCGCGCGAGCAGCAGCCGTGGCTGGCGAGCGTGTGGCGGAGATTATGA
- a CDS encoding YncE family protein, with translation MTAAWPKLKPCLKAGSNLNIGQKTDPLYRKVGRVFLFGRAMIHPKAAVLTACLLSSHCLASPFAYVTNQGDNTVSVVDLARNKSIATITVGEKPAGVAVAADNSRAYVTNPVGRSVSVIDPAIQKVIATIPVGSGPLGIALHPSGNPLLVADWYDDKIFVIDTARLAVIKTFPTGKSPSGIAFDSKGTRVYVTNRDDNNLAVFDTKNYKQLALIATGKAPFGVTVSPDDKTLYTANVQNNSVSIIDAATLKVTATVGVQEFPYASAVDPAHQRLFVTNQHVDTVSVIDLKTNHVIKTLDVSGYPEGIMLEPGGKRIAVANWFGDQLDMIDTETLEIARSIKTGNGSRAFGLFIAPR, from the coding sequence ATGACGGCGGCCTGGCCAAAATTAAAACCCTGCTTGAAGGCGGGAAGTAATCTCAATATCGGACAGAAAACAGACCCGCTCTATCGCAAGGTGGGGCGGGTTTTTTTATTCGGGAGAGCCATGATCCATCCCAAGGCGGCGGTTCTGACGGCATGCCTGTTGTCGTCACATTGCCTTGCCTCGCCATTCGCGTACGTCACCAATCAGGGCGACAACACCGTCTCCGTCGTCGATCTGGCGCGGAACAAATCCATCGCCACCATCACGGTCGGTGAAAAACCGGCGGGCGTGGCCGTGGCGGCGGACAACAGCCGCGCGTACGTCACCAACCCGGTCGGCAGGAGCGTGTCCGTCATCGACCCCGCAATACAGAAAGTCATCGCGACGATTCCCGTGGGCAGCGGACCACTCGGTATCGCCCTGCATCCCAGCGGCAATCCACTGCTGGTCGCCGATTGGTATGACGACAAGATATTTGTCATCGACACCGCCAGGCTCGCCGTTATCAAAACTTTCCCGACCGGCAAATCACCTTCCGGCATCGCCTTCGACAGCAAGGGCACCCGCGTTTACGTCACCAATCGCGATGACAACAACCTCGCCGTGTTCGACACCAAAAACTACAAGCAGCTTGCACTGATCGCGACCGGCAAGGCGCCGTTTGGCGTCACCGTCTCGCCGGACGACAAAACGCTCTACACCGCCAACGTGCAGAACAACAGCGTCAGCATCATTGACGCCGCAACGCTCAAGGTCACCGCCACCGTCGGCGTGCAGGAATTCCCCTACGCCAGCGCGGTTGATCCGGCGCATCAGCGGCTGTTCGTCACCAACCAGCATGTCGACACGGTGTCGGTGATCGATTTGAAAACGAATCATGTCATCAAGACCCTCGACGTCAGCGGCTATCCGGAAGGCATCATGCTGGAGCCGGGTGGCAAACGCATCGCCGTCGCCAACTGGTTTGGCGATCAACTGGACATGATCGACACCGAAACGCTTGAAATCGCGCGAAGTATAAAAACAGGAAACGGCAGCCGGGCCTTCGGCCTTTTCATAGCGCCAAGATAG
- a CDS encoding DUF192 domain-containing protein — MGFRGVLIAALLAPVAWAQPPEHAALVMETASGQHIEFQVEIADTPDERHQGLMSRRTLSGNAGMLFIFEQVRPVSMWMYGTLLSLDMLFIDESGRIVRVMEAMTPESTALIPSGEPVRAVLEINAGVCRRLGIRAGDQIDKSTLKAWWSTTSALQTRYRIPSATTAP; from the coding sequence ATGGGGTTCCGTGGAGTTCTCATTGCGGCGCTGCTTGCCCCCGTGGCATGGGCGCAGCCGCCGGAACACGCCGCGCTGGTGATGGAAACGGCCTCCGGCCAGCACATCGAATTCCAGGTCGAAATCGCCGATACACCGGATGAACGCCATCAGGGGCTCATGTCGCGCCGCACGCTGTCCGGTAACGCCGGCATGTTGTTTATTTTCGAGCAGGTCCGGCCGGTGTCGATGTGGATGTACGGTACGTTATTGTCGCTGGACATGCTGTTTATCGATGAAAGTGGCCGCATCGTCCGCGTCATGGAGGCGATGACGCCTGAATCGACGGCGCTGATCCCATCCGGGGAGCCGGTGCGGGCGGTGCTGGAGATCAACGCCGGTGTCTGCCGGCGGCTCGGCATCCGTGCCGGGGATCAGATCGACAAGAGCACCCTCAAGGCCTGGTGGTCGACGACGTCAGCGCTGCAAACGCGGTACCGAATCCCTTCAGCGACAACGGCACCTTGA
- a CDS encoding invasion associated locus B family protein, producing MQQQKNRMQGLTLALMLCLIFATTAVRAETKANKTEDKAGVASPTAEAKTYDNWTYRCELAQQNDQKKDAAAGRGDKKQCAIVQNLVLKQGGQTVMRVVVGLAPEQNQPFALFTLPLGVILPPGVALKIDEADPLEFPYEICQPDGCKAVLKLDDATIDKLKKGGKAEVSFHGAGRREVKVPLSLKGFGTAFAALTSSTTRP from the coding sequence ATGCAGCAACAAAAAAACCGCATGCAGGGACTGACTCTGGCGCTCATGCTGTGCCTGATTTTCGCAACGACGGCGGTCCGGGCGGAAACCAAGGCCAATAAAACCGAGGACAAGGCCGGCGTCGCCAGTCCCACCGCCGAAGCCAAGACTTATGACAACTGGACCTACCGCTGCGAGCTGGCCCAGCAAAACGATCAGAAGAAGGATGCGGCGGCCGGCCGGGGCGACAAGAAACAGTGCGCCATTGTCCAGAACCTGGTGCTGAAACAGGGGGGGCAGACCGTCATGCGCGTGGTCGTCGGGCTGGCGCCGGAGCAGAACCAGCCTTTCGCGCTTTTCACGCTGCCGCTCGGCGTGATCCTGCCACCCGGCGTGGCGTTGAAAATCGATGAGGCCGATCCGCTGGAATTCCCCTACGAGATCTGCCAGCCCGACGGCTGCAAGGCTGTACTCAAGTTGGACGACGCCACCATCGACAAGCTCAAAAAAGGCGGCAAGGCGGAAGTCTCCTTCCACGGCGCCGGACGCCGGGAGGTCAAGGTGCCGTTGTCGCTGAAGGGATTCGGTACCGCGTTTGCAGCGCTGACGTCGTCGACCACCAGGCCTTGA
- a CDS encoding DNA polymerase produces MNVLFLDFNSYFASVEQALRPELRDRPVAVVPVMADTTFCIAASYEAKAYGVKTGTRVGDAKRLCPDLQLVLARHEHYVEHHYLLIDAVERCAPVAEVMSIDEMWCELTGSWRERATAEALAKRIKQSIAKEVSPYLKCSIGIGPNVFIAKTASDMQKPDGLTVIEPDTLPQALHSLELRDLYGIGLRMEARLRKYGLTSVEILCNASKEKLRNVWGGVEGERFWRQLRGERVERQAHAGQATLGHSHVLPPDLRNDKDASAVLHRLTQKAAMRLRKQGYYAAGMSLGLSYSDGRHWHTEMRIGETQDTLELIHALNTLWDQRPRIRTKPMRVGVTLLNLVDAAHHTPGLFDEEPKRAALTASLDKLNLRYGKNTVYFGGAHRALREAPMRIAFTRIPDPKTE; encoded by the coding sequence GTGAACGTACTGTTCCTCGATTTCAATTCCTACTTCGCCTCGGTGGAACAGGCCCTGCGGCCGGAACTGCGCGACCGCCCGGTGGCCGTCGTGCCGGTGATGGCCGACACCACCTTCTGCATCGCTGCCAGCTACGAGGCCAAGGCCTATGGCGTCAAGACCGGCACGCGCGTCGGCGACGCCAAACGGCTGTGCCCCGATCTGCAACTGGTGCTGGCCCGTCATGAGCATTATGTGGAGCATCACTACCTGCTGATCGACGCCGTTGAGCGCTGCGCGCCGGTCGCCGAGGTGATGTCCATCGACGAGATGTGGTGCGAGCTCACCGGCAGTTGGCGCGAACGCGCGACCGCCGAGGCGTTGGCCAAGCGCATCAAGCAGAGCATCGCCAAGGAGGTGAGTCCCTATCTCAAGTGCTCCATCGGCATCGGCCCCAACGTGTTCATTGCCAAGACCGCCAGCGACATGCAGAAACCCGACGGCCTGACGGTCATCGAACCCGACACCCTCCCCCAGGCCCTGCACAGTCTGGAACTGCGCGATCTCTATGGCATCGGACTGCGCATGGAGGCACGGCTGCGCAAGTACGGCCTCACCAGCGTCGAGATTTTATGCAACGCGAGCAAGGAGAAACTTCGCAATGTCTGGGGCGGCGTCGAGGGCGAACGTTTCTGGCGGCAGTTGCGCGGCGAGCGCGTGGAGCGCCAGGCCCACGCCGGTCAGGCGACGCTCGGCCATTCGCATGTCCTGCCGCCGGATCTGCGCAACGACAAGGACGCCAGCGCCGTGTTGCACCGGCTCACGCAGAAAGCGGCGATGCGATTGCGCAAACAGGGCTACTACGCCGCCGGCATGTCGCTGGGCTTGAGTTATTCCGACGGCCGGCACTGGCACACGGAAATGCGCATCGGCGAGACGCAGGACACGCTGGAATTAATTCATGCGCTCAACACGCTCTGGGATCAACGACCGCGCATACGCACCAAGCCCATGCGCGTGGGCGTGACGCTGCTGAATCTGGTGGACGCGGCCCATCACACGCCCGGATTGTTCGACGAGGAACCCAAACGCGCGGCGCTCACCGCCAGCCTCGACAAACTCAACTTGCGCTACGGCAAGAACACCGTTTATTTCGGTGGTGCGCACCGCGCCTTGCGCGAGGCGCCGATGCGCATCGCCTTTACCCGCATCCCCGATCCAAAAACCGAATAG
- a CDS encoding SRPBCC family protein, with product MSKILKSLAVVLLLTPALALAHGPSRLKVEKSVEVNVPPAKAWALLKDFCAIEKWHPAVAKCTGNGGNEIGATRQLRLNDPNTGPTIDEKLLKYDDAKMSYKYMITKVDPAVVPVSNYASEIHVEDDGKGGSKITWKGGFYRVDQTNNPKKGQDDEAATGAINGIYDGGLAKIKTLLEGGK from the coding sequence ATGTCCAAGATTTTGAAATCCCTCGCTGTCGTCCTGCTGCTCACCCCCGCCCTGGCGCTGGCCCACGGCCCCTCGCGCCTCAAAGTGGAAAAATCCGTCGAAGTCAATGTTCCGCCCGCCAAGGCCTGGGCACTACTCAAGGACTTCTGCGCCATCGAAAAGTGGCACCCGGCGGTCGCCAAATGCACCGGTAATGGCGGAAACGAAATCGGCGCTACGCGCCAGTTGCGCTTGAACGATCCCAACACCGGCCCGACCATCGACGAAAAACTGCTGAAGTACGATGACGCCAAGATGTCGTACAAGTACATGATCACCAAGGTCGATCCCGCCGTGGTACCGGTCTCCAACTATGCCTCCGAGATCCATGTTGAGGATGACGGCAAGGGCGGCTCGAAGATCACGTGGAAGGGCGGCTTCTACCGCGTCGACCAAACCAACAACCCCAAGAAGGGTCAAGATGATGAGGCGGCGACCGGCGCCATCAATGGCATCTATGACGGCGGCCTGGCCAAAATTAAAACCCTGCTTGAAGGCGGGAAGTAA
- a CDS encoding class I SAM-dependent methyltransferase yields METRQFYDDLAPYYDLIFENWDASMSRQGAVLEHLIQSELGAEGSGAPPRILDAACGIGTQALPLALRGFRVTARDLSPGAIARLRREAEVREVVIDADVADMRFVAANVSGPFDVVLAFDNSIPHLTSDSDISVALREFRKILRPGGLCLLSVRDYDTVPRGVTTMHPYGEHRRGNEVFRLRQEWTWEGSMHYQIAFIVEKLGSNGPETLMRTVTRYYALSIQRLLELMTGVGFTGCRRLDETIYQPIVIGHVV; encoded by the coding sequence GTGGAGACGAGGCAATTCTATGATGATCTCGCTCCATACTACGATCTGATCTTCGAGAACTGGGATGCGAGCATGTCGCGTCAGGGCGCCGTGCTGGAACATCTGATCCAGAGTGAACTCGGTGCTGAGGGCAGTGGGGCGCCGCCGCGTATCCTTGATGCCGCCTGTGGCATCGGGACCCAAGCGTTGCCCCTTGCACTCCGAGGGTTTCGGGTCACGGCCAGGGATCTCTCGCCGGGCGCTATCGCCCGGCTCCGGCGAGAAGCCGAAGTACGAGAAGTCGTAATCGATGCCGATGTGGCCGATATGAGATTCGTGGCCGCGAATGTTTCAGGGCCGTTTGACGTGGTACTGGCATTCGACAACTCCATTCCACACCTCACCAGCGATTCAGATATCAGCGTCGCGCTGCGGGAGTTCAGAAAGATTCTCCGTCCGGGCGGATTGTGCCTGCTCTCGGTTCGCGACTACGACACGGTACCGCGCGGCGTGACGACGATGCACCCTTATGGTGAACACCGCCGTGGAAATGAAGTCTTTCGATTGCGGCAGGAATGGACTTGGGAGGGATCGATGCACTATCAGATTGCGTTTATCGTGGAAAAGCTTGGCTCCAACGGACCTGAAACTCTAATGCGAACAGTGACGCGCTACTATGCGCTTTCGATCCAGCGGCTACTCGAGCTGATGACGGGTGTCGGGTTCACCGGCTGCCGTCGACTTGATGAGACCATATATCAGCCCATCGTAATTGGACATGTAGTCTGA
- a CDS encoding RNA polymerase sigma factor: MRTNAAASATLADVEAEVAADEDLMLRYAAGEAAAFDALYERHKGGVYRYLLRQLRDQTLAEELFQDIWLNLINARGRYRVRAKFTTWLYTLARNRLTDHYRRQKGVVAISFDVPEEEEEDNLQEPEAPSSEQPERRLLAQEQLARFIALVEGLPMAQREAFLLHEEGGLGIDEIAAATGVNRETAKSRLRYAIAKLKAGMDDCP; encoded by the coding sequence TTGCGCACAAATGCGGCGGCCTCCGCTACACTGGCGGATGTGGAAGCGGAGGTCGCCGCCGACGAGGATTTGATGTTGCGTTATGCCGCCGGAGAGGCGGCAGCCTTCGATGCGCTCTATGAGCGTCACAAGGGCGGCGTGTACCGCTACCTGCTGCGGCAGTTGCGCGATCAAACGCTGGCGGAGGAGCTGTTCCAGGACATCTGGTTGAATCTCATCAACGCGCGCGGCCGCTACCGCGTGCGGGCGAAATTCACGACCTGGCTGTACACGCTGGCGCGCAACCGGTTGACGGATCATTACCGCCGCCAGAAAGGCGTGGTGGCCATCAGCTTCGACGTGCCGGAAGAGGAAGAGGAGGACAATTTGCAGGAACCTGAGGCCCCCTCATCGGAACAACCGGAGCGGCGGTTGCTGGCGCAGGAACAACTGGCGCGGTTCATTGCGCTGGTCGAAGGCCTGCCGATGGCGCAACGAGAGGCATTCCTGCTGCACGAGGAAGGCGGCCTCGGCATCGATGAGATCGCCGCCGCCACCGGCGTCAACCGCGAGACCGCGAAGAGCCGGTTGCGTTACGCCATCGCCAAACTGAAGGCGGGGATGGATGATTGCCCATGA
- the tsaA gene encoding tRNA (N6-threonylcarbamoyladenosine(37)-N6)-methyltransferase TrmO: protein MSRPESPPAPITLRPIGYVHTGAAENEIHRQRRTLESEIIIDEDFAPALEGIEAWSHLFVLFYMHKVDDHARMKLQTHPRGREDIPLQGVFTARGRDRPNPIGLAVVELLSREGARLKVRRLDAYDGTPVLDIKPYDTDDVFNDLRLPAWWTQLKGR, encoded by the coding sequence ATGTCCAGACCTGAATCTCCACCGGCCCCGATCACCCTGCGACCCATCGGTTACGTACACACCGGCGCAGCTGAAAATGAAATCCACCGGCAACGCCGCACGCTGGAGTCGGAAATCATCATCGACGAGGACTTTGCGCCGGCGCTGGAGGGCATAGAGGCGTGGTCGCACCTGTTCGTTTTGTTTTACATGCACAAGGTCGACGACCACGCACGGATGAAACTGCAAACGCATCCGCGCGGGCGTGAAGACATTCCCCTGCAAGGCGTATTCACCGCCCGCGGCCGCGACCGACCCAATCCGATTGGTCTCGCAGTTGTGGAGCTGCTTTCACGCGAGGGTGCCCGGCTCAAGGTGCGCCGGTTGGACGCCTATGACGGCACGCCGGTGCTCGACATCAAACCGTATGACACCGATGATGTCTTCAACGATCTGCGTCTGCCGGCCTGGTGGACGCAGTTGAAGGGCCGCTGA